Proteins from one Anopheles nili chromosome 2, idAnoNiliSN_F5_01, whole genome shotgun sequence genomic window:
- the LOC128731570 gene encoding lipase 3-like: MVASSSCWVLLTLVCVATLAQASTIRDVQAYRNGDGPQPTDISKLTAEIITNDGYPVEEHQVTTADGYILTMFRIPGGPGNPAREGKNVAFVQHGLLCSSADWVILGPGRALAYMLVDAGYDVWLGNARGNTNSRRHIFHDPDARNTDFWDFSWHEIGFFDLPAMIDYALQYTGQTSLQYAGHSQGTTSFFIMTSLRPEYNQRIRSMHALAPVAFMSNLRSPFVRAFAPFVDQIDWLMRMLGVNEFLPSSDMMTLGGQMLCRDEALFQEVCANVLFLIGGFNSPQLNRTLLPTILANTPAGASVNQLVHYAQGYNSARFRQFDFGLTLNLVRYGSIRPPDYPLNRVTAPVALHYGDNDWLAAVSDVRELHSNIANPIGLFRVSDPNWNHLDFTWGIDADSLLYRRVISFMDRYN; encoded by the exons ATGGTAGCAAGCAGCAGTTGTTGGGTCTTGCTGACCCTGGTTTGTGTGGCCACGCTAGCACAAGCCTCCACGATCCGTGACGTCCAGGCGTACCGCAATGGGGACGGTCCACAACCAACCGACATCTCGAAGCTGACGGCCGAAATCATCACCAACGATGGCTACCCCGTGGAGGAGCACCAAGTGACGACGGCCGATGGCTACATCCTGACGATGTTCCGCATCCCGGGTGGACCGGGTAATCCTGCGCGTGAAGGCAAGAACGTTGCCTTTGTCCAGCACGGGTTGCTCTGTTCGTCCGCCGATTGGGTCATTTTGGGACCGGGTCGAGCCCTCGCATATATGCTAGTGGACGCCGGTTACGACGTGTGGCTTGGCAATGCACGTGGCAACACCAACTCCAGGCGTCACATCTTCCACGATCCGGACGCGCGCAATACGGACTTCTGGGACTTCAGTTGGCACGAGATCGGTTTCTTCGACCTACCGGCTATGATTGACTACGCGCTTCAGTACACGGGACAGACCTCGCTTCAGTACGCTGGTCACTCCCAGGGCACGACGTCCTTCTTCATCATGACCTCGCTGCGACCGGAATACAACCAGCGCATCCGCTCGATGCACGCTCTGGCTCCGGTGGCGTTTATGAGCAACCTGCGATCTCCGTTCGTCCGAGCGTTTGCTCCCTTCGTCGACCAAATCGAT TGGCTGATGCGCATGTTGGGTGTGAACGAGTTCTTGCCAAGCAGCGACATGATGACGCTTGGTGGCCAGATGCTTTGCCGTGATGAAGCTCTCTTCCAGGAAGTGTGCGCCAACGTGCTGTTCCTGATCGGTGGCTTCAACTCGCCACAACTCAACCGCACCCTACTACCGACCATCCTGGCCAACACTCCGGCCGGTGCCTCTGTCAATCAGCTGGTTCACTACGCACAGGGATATAACTCGGCTCGTTTCCGGCAGTTCGACTTTGGCCTGACGCTCAACCTTGTCCGATACGGTTCGATCCGGCCACCAGATTATCCGTTGAACCGTGTGACGGCTCCAGTGGCCCTGCATTACGGTGACAATGATTGGCTGGCGGCAGTGAGTGACGTACGTGAACTGCACTCGAACATCGCCAACCCGATCGGATTGTTCCGCGTGTCGGATCCGAACTGGAACCATCTTGACTTCACTTGGGGCATCGATGCCGATTCGCTGCTGTACCGTCGCGTCATCAGCTTCATGGATCGATACAACTGA
- the LOC128723691 gene encoding disintegrin and metalloproteinase domain-containing protein 19, whose amino-acid sequence MDTDQQQQQHQQYLQTTANGWIIRETASIMPPRCGFEDGCRRGCPSGKHHYSHQPDQRGHRTDRSSRESLKNGFKETRNLRGNTRSITLTACCVGLVLLNLLALTDSSPMASKSSTGSIGEPHWQPVLLTGTPSTEKEIFGADDQRLHPSKEFSHYSRIAPELRHGRHKRSLTNTREENGLHASHITLRYTLNEANVILDLQLDERLLPNSHFLSYQLPNGTGKHVIRYNRPQDVDLCHYRGKIRGKPDSRAAISTCGDTEGIRGVIIDSDDTYYIESALSPAASRDTVADRASIDLGEHFIYRHADLVSKETTGCGYVGGHINATHDPELYEQHATKAVRMSRAKRATSSKILGPYNANKHSSYVELVIVVDNKMFKTMRENFKTVQLYCKDITNIINALYEPLNIFVGLVGVVVWNEGDEIELSKDGEVTLKNFLHYRKKTLVKDHPNDNAQLFTKEHFEGGVVGKALKGPICTYEFSGGVEMYHSEIIGVQATTVAHEMGHNFGMEHDTADCECPEERCIMSASSSSIAPKHWSRCSIDQLSLAFNHGMNYCLMNKPDSLFDSPVCGNGFVEAGEQCDCGLPDYCDNSCCDPRTCMLLSNASCATGECCDLRTCKPKSGGTVCRPADGECDLPEYCSGEGEYCPVDVFKRDTESCDGGKAFCYRGTCRSQNDQCRLLWGPTGKSSEQCYVKNEDGSRHGNCGYNRVKNEYVKCDEADVHCGMLHCRHLNERLEFGMESVAILSHSFMTYNGSVIPCRTAIVDLGLQKVDPGLTPDGAKCGEGKMCLNQMCMSVEKLRAAGKGAACPENCNGNGVCNSEGHCHCEAKFAPPLCNFPGHGGSIDSGPATDPNGTAGFRRMMYIFFLGVVPACTIFALLVYYMRQGHSFFGKRKPPPNALTTHIKPDSSHSANSTHTMLPSSPNSPDSDMNAALLRPSTTVGGTVAANESDFVANNNMFGKFKGFTLQPLPQSTAGGGPGVHKKTPKVAFVQPVAKCSEDTISSAVPARAAPPVPVPLKALARDNTTYNKPAGNGGPFPHAQVNGCKLANHEHQLDKSAAPALPPLNPGSTGRPIISSPILESSTSRELVVAGATQKTATVPIRPAPSLPPLEAVTNEAGSIGVPSETSSTLSAEVLINPVSKDKKVKESKLNRITSYLKKEEKPPKPEPKQLRVIDRERLRTIAISAPIPIEQNNLELAKSMPRLADPAAMDDEKQPVGQAIGGTAQVQRAKSMRDPDSANGLTKGPGTAALKRPQSMVGTRPTIPPPRPPVPVASGSTEMGAMKIPGVPGYQNPPPPKSIKIVAPHEYDDCWDGTNTGHPSLAADNIYAVIDESPSPPGILSPPAISSGGSSESMGLLGEIVNEIESRNGDSVYIASTLRRGDGSSRKSSSTTAALASPELEDDEPTYVNTSEIIDDDDDFDATEDDDDDELEVDDQASNRNSGQSTTSSGYLRPSAINSTPIARIAPSTNGVPAEKPKAPTATVPSLSSFKSAAPSNDNRTGVLGGSVLSQLKFQGPTAKQDAPKKVNSTTAATTNGGGSSYKPYHSVLTNNARAGSVVTAAKAKIASEKSAASGTAASITTATAKKLPSQATTSVRTRTPSPRGSVANGSLPNGTVPGKPAPSPAGVKPKTAAKPTTTTASNGKLLTAAARPGPGKVSNVASLQQKFEGRK is encoded by the exons ATGATCAACGATTGCATCCGTCCAAAGAATTCTCACACTACAGTAGAATAGCGCCGGAACTGCGTCACGGGCGGCATAAAAGATCCTTAACGAATACGCGAGAAGAG AATGGACTTCATGCGTCGCACATAACTTTAAGATATACATTAAACGAAGCTAATGTGATATTAGATTTACAATTGGACGAACGTCTTCTACCGAACAGCCACTTCCTGAGCTACCAGCTGCCAAACGGAACCGGCAAACATGTCATTCGTTACAACCGTCCGCAGGATGTCGATCTTTGCCACTACCGG GGCAAAATACGAGGCAAACCAGACTCTCGAGCGGCAATATCTACGTGCGGCGACACCGAGGGCATTCGGGGAGTCATAATAGATAGTGACGATACGTATTACATCGAAAGTGCGCTTTCGCCCGCTGCAAGCAGGGACACCGTAGCTGATCGAGCAAGCATCGACCTCGGAGAGCACTTTATTTACCG ACATGCGGATCTTGTTTCCAAGGAGACGACCGGGTGCGGATACGTAGGAGGTCACATAAACGCAACCCACGATCCTGAACTGTACGAGCAACACGCAACGAAGGCGGTACGTATGAGC CGTGCAAAACGAGCTACCTCGTCGAAGATCCTTGGCCCGTACAACGCCAACAAGCACTCGAGCTACGTCGAGCTGGTGATCGTAGTCGACAACAAGATGTTCAAGACGATGCGCGAAAACTTCAAGACCGTCCAGCTGTACTGCAAGGACATTACGAACATCATCAATGCGCTGTACGAGCCGCTGAACATCTTCGTTGGGCTGGTGGGTGTGGTCGTATGGAACGAGGGTGACGAGATCGAGCTGTCGAAGGACGGTGAGGTGACGCTGAAGAACTTCCTGCACTACCGCAAGAAAACGCTGGTCAAGGATCACCCGAACGACAACGCGCAGCTATTCACGAAGGAGCACTTCGAAGGTGGCGTCGTCGGCAAGGCACTAAAGGGTCCAATCTGCACGTACGAGTTCTCGGGAGGTGTTGAGATGTATCACAGTGAGATCATCGGCGTGCAGGCAACAACGGTGGCACATGAGATGGGTCATAATTTCGGCATGGAGCATGACACGGCCGACTGCGAATGTCCCGAGGAGCGCTGTATCATGTCCGCGTCCAGCTCGTCGATCGCGCCAAAGCACTGGAGCCGCTGCAGTATCGATCAGCTGAGCCTTGCGTTTAATCACGGCATGAACTACTGCCTGATGAACAAACCGGACAGTCTGTTCGATTCACCGGTCTGCGGCAATGGATTCGTCGAGGCCGGCGAACAGTGCGATTGTGGGCTCCCGGATTACTGTGACAATTCATGTTGCGATCCGCGCACTTGCATGTTGCTCTCGAACGCGTCTTGTGCGACAGGCGAGTGTTGTGACCTGCGGACGTGCAAACCGAAATCCGGTGGAACTGTGTGCCGACCGGCAGATGGCGAGTGTGACCTGCCGGAGTACTGTTCCGGCGAGGGCGAATATTGCCCGGTGGATGTGTTCAAACGCGACACGGAAAGCTGCGATGGTGGTAAGGCGTTTTGTTACCGTGGCACTTGCCGCTCCCAGAACGACCAATGCCGGTTGCTGTGGGGTCCCACGGGCAAGTCGTCGGAGCAGTGTTACGTGAAGAACGAGGATGGCAGTCGACACGGCAATTGCGGCTACAACCGCGTCAAGAACGAGTACGTCAAGTGCGACGAGGCGGATGTTCACTGCGGAATGCTGCACTGTCGGCATCTGAACGAGCGGCTCGAGTTCGGCATGGAATCGGTGGCAATACTGTCGCACAGCTTCATGACGTACAACGGCAGTGTAATTCCGTGTCGAACTGCGATCGTAGACTTAGGGCTGCAGAAGGTTGATCCGGGTTTGACGCCGGACGGGGCCAAGTGCGGCGAGGGCAAGATGTGTCTCAACCAGATGTGcatgtcggtggaaaaactgcgAGCCGCCGGTAAGGGTGCAGCCTGTCCGGAAAACTGCAACGGCAATGGCGTGTGCAACAGCGAGGGCCACTGTCATTGCGAGGCCAAGTTCGCACCACCACTGTGCAATTTCCCCGGACACGGTGGCTCCATCGATAGCGGACCGGCAACCGACCCAAATG GTACTGCCGGATTCCGTCGGATGATGTACATATTTTTCCTCGGCGTGGTGCCAGCCTGCACCATCTTCGCCCTGCTTGTGTACTATATGCGCCAAGGACACAGTTTCTTCGGCAAGcgcaaaccaccaccgaacgc ATTGACTACTCACATCAAACCAGACAGCTCGCATTCGGCCAACTCAACCCACACAATGCTGCCATCCTCACCGAACTCACCGGATTCGGACATGAATGCGGCCTTGCTGCGACCCTCGACAACGGTCGGTGGTACTGTGGCCGCTAACGAGTCAGACTTTGtcgccaacaacaacatgtTCGGTAAATTCAAAGGATTCACCCTGCAACCCCTTCCTCAGTCCACGGCCGGCGGCGGTCCGGGTGTTCACAAAAAGACCCCAAAGGTGGCGTTCGTGCAACCAGTTGCCAAGTGCAGCGAGGACACGATCAGCAGCGCCGTCCCGGCCCGTGCTGCCCCTCCCGTACCCGTACCGCTAAAAGCGCTAGCTCGTGATAACA CGACGTATAATAAACCGGCAGGTAACGGCGGCCCGTTCCCACACGCCCAAGTAAATGGGTGCAAGCTGGCGAACCACGAGCATCAGTTGGACAAGTCAGCGGCGCCCGCGCTGCCACCGCTGAATCCTGGCTCGACGGGACGGCCCATCATTTCCAGCCCGATACTGGAGTCGTCCACCTCGCGCGAGCTGGTGGTGGCCGGTGCCACACAGAAGACGGCGACCGTTCCGATCCGGCCGGCTCCGTCGCTGCCCCCACTGGAAGCGGTCACCAACGAGGCGGGTTCCATCGGTGTGCCGTCGGAAACGTCGAGTACACTGTCCGCGGAGGTGCTGATCAATCCGGTCAGCAAGGACAAGAAAGTGAAGGAAAGCAAGCTCAACCGTATCACGTCGTATCtgaagaaggaggaaaaaccacccaaaccggAACCGAAGCAGCTGCGAGTGATCGACAGGGAACGGTTGCGTACTATCGCCATCTCGGCGCCGATTCCGATCGAGCAGAACAATCTCGAGCTGGCCAAGAGCATGCCTCGGCTAGCTGATCCGGCCGCGATGGATGACGAGAAGCAACCTGTGGGTCAGGCGATCGGTGGCACGGCGCAAGTACAACGTGCCAAGAGTATGCGAGATCCGGATTCGGCCAACGGGCTCACA AAGGGTCCAGGAACTGCTGCTTTGAAGCGTCCTCAGAGCATGGTCGGGACGCGCCCAACGATCCCTCCACCGAGACCGCCCGTTCCGGTGGCCTCTGGGAGTACAGAGATGGGAGCGATGAAGATTCCCGGTGTTCCAGGTTATCAAAATCCGCCACCaccgaaatcgatcaaaatCGTTGCGCCCCACGAGTATGACGACTGCTGGGATGGAACGAACACTGGCCACCCGTCGCTGGCGGCGGATAACATCTACGCCGTGATCGACGAATCGCCCTCACCTCCAGGTATCCTTTCGCCGCCCGCGATCTCCTCCGGCGGCAGCTCGGAGAGCATGGGCCTGCTTGGGGAGATTGTGAACGAGATCGAAAGCCGCAATGGCGACTCGGTGTACATTGCGTCGACTTTACGCCGTGGTGACGGAAGCAGCCGGAAGTCCTCCTCC ACAACGGCAGCTCTGGCCTCACCTGAGCTCGAGGACGATGAACCTACGTACGTCAACACGTCCGAGATAatcgatgatgacgatgacttCGATGCGActgaagacgacgacgatgacgagctGGAAGTCGATGATCAGGCTTCGAATCGTAACTCCGGCCAAAGTACGACCTCGAGCGGGTACCTGCGGCCGTCGGCGATCAACAGCACTCCGATCGCACGGATAGCCCCGTCCACGAACGGTGTGCCGGCCGAGAAGCCAAAGGCACCTACTGCGACCGTTCCTAGTCTCAGCAGTTTTAAATCGGCCGCCCCATCGAATGACAACCGAACTGGTGTCTTAGGGGGCAGTGTGCTGAGCCAGCTCAAGTTCCAAGGTCCAACGGCGAAGCAAGACGCGCCCAAGAAGGTCAACTCCACGACGGCGGCCACAACGAACGGTGGTGGGTCCTCGTATAAACCTTACCACAGTGTCCTGACAAACAACGCCCGTGCCGGTTCGGTGGTGACCGCAGCGAAAGCAAAGATTGCATCTGAAAAGTCTGCCGCTTCCGGAACGGCAGCCTCAATCACAACCGCCACCGCCAAAAAGCTGCCTTCACAAGCGACCACGTCCGTCCGTACGCGTACACCGTCGCCCCGTGGGAGCGTGGCCAATGGTTCGCTCCCGAACGGTACCGTCCCCGGAAAACCGGCCCCAAGTCCGGCTGGTGTGAAGCCAAAAACGGCCGCGAAACCGACGACAACCACCGCCAGCAATGGGAAGCTGCTCACGGCGGCCGCCCGACCCGGTCCCGGTAAGGTGTCAAACGTGGCATCGTTGCAGCAAAAGTTCGAGGGACGCAAGTAA
- the LOC128723680 gene encoding nose resistant to fluoxetine protein 6-like: protein MAFSVRTGLALAFTIFIVSVLPCGDAQLAILNQIPYGLLEHLKQVPQRWNATSPSDYACLNQLDVFARSFDAGEPWAISMFDSWGKHPAGVLFGSMFAFGNFDQCRRLVHQTTLAPGEIRGQHCTLYIDLSRVGFPVPAPLQYGVCMPDVCEPQLVAQLTNAYFAPNQMFVGNGPLLEQFCYRDEDRSYPAITIVAIVLFSTYGAVLLLATLVEFAFMYHGQSTPALVKRFSAYTNVGHIFRIVPRVESGKGAVLDCVNGIRALSMLWIIVNHVHDSAYGIPTVNAPVRQDYAESYFGALFHRLGGKAVDIFLMLSGMLVAMKMLRELERTKRLNVWELWLHRLVRLTPAYAALIMFGIAFVEEVGEGLLHKLVADELLTSCRKSWWSALLYVQNYVHHSSMCFVHTWYLSVDMQLYLVAPLLTYLLWRYGRRFVPVIVTLALLSIACVFATFMVNEYRLNRSAPRGDGLLARKTYHPTHARMSVWLFGVLFGYLLHHTREERVKLSKPILALGWLGTAAILVATGYSLKQLYTGDYRRIEPVADAFYESLHRSFWAFAVMWVVFVCINGQGGVIDRFLGSPLWQPLSRLSYSMYLLHIAIQAITFTQAIRFPVEFSVVNLFYTSFGLAGISAFFATVWAIAFEYPFFGLEQYIFKRKRASD, encoded by the exons ATGGCGTTCTCCGTCCGAACCGGGCTGGCACTCGCGTTCACGATCTTCATCGTTAGTGTGCTGCCCTGTGGTGATGCGCAACTTGCAATTTTGAACCAGATTCCGTACGGTCTGCTGGAGCATCTGAAGCAGGTACCGCAGCGATGGAACGCGACGTCACCTTCCGACTATGCGTGTCTCAACCAACTGGATGTGTTCGCGCGTTCCTTCGACGCCGGTGAACCGTGGGCAATAAGTA TGTTTGACTCGTGGGGTAAGCATCCGGCCGGAGTGCTGTTCGGGAGCATGTTCGCGTTCGGTAACTTCGATCAGTGCCGCCGACTGGTGCACCAGACGACTCTGGCTCCTGGGGAAATCCGTGGCCAACATTGCACTCTGTACATTGACCTAAGCCGGGTCGGATTTCCCGTGCCTGCTCCACTGCAGTATGGCGTCTGCATGCCGGATGTCTGCGAGCCGCAACTGGTGGCGCAACTCACCAACGCCTACTTCGCGCCCAACCAGATGTTCGTTGGAAATGGACCACTGTTGGAGCAGTTTTGCTATCGCGACGAAGACAGATCCTATCCTGCCATCACGATCGTTGCGAT TGTGCTCTTCTCGACGTACGGTGCAGTGCTGCTGCTTGCCACGCTGGTAGAGTTTGCCTTCATGTACCACGGCCAATCCACGCCGGCTCTCGTGAAACGCTTCTCCGCCTACACGAATGTAGGCCACATCTTCCGGATCGTGCCCAGGGTGGAGTCCGGCAAGGGCGCAGTGCTCGACTGCGTGAACGGCATCCGGGCGCTATCGATGTTGTGGATCATCGTGAATCACGTGCACGACTCAGCGTATGGTATACCGACGGTCAACGCGCCCGTCCGACAGGACTACGCCGAGAGCTACTTCGGAGCGTTGTTCCACCGGTTGGGTGGTAAAGCCGTCGACATCTTTCTCATGCTCAGCGGGATGCTTGTGGCGATGAAGATGCTGCGGGAACTGGAACGAACAAAACGTCTGAACGTGTGGGAACTCTGGTTACACCGGCTGGTTCGATTGACACCCGCCTATGCCGCACTGATCATGTTCGGTATCGCGTTCGTTGAAGAAGTTGGCGAAGGTCTGCTGCACAAGCTGGTCGCTGATGAGCTCCTGACATCCTGCCGCAAGAGCTGGTGGTCTGCGCTGCTGTACGTGCAGAACTACGTCCACCATTCGTCCATGTGCTTCGTGCACACGTGGTACCTGTCGGTGGACATGCAGCTGTACCTTGTGGCACCGTTGCTGACATACCTTCTATGGCGCTATGGACGGCGCTTCGTTCCGGTCATCGTAACGCTGGCGCTGCTCTCGATTGCTTGCGTATTTGCGACGTTCATGGTGAACGAGTACCGGCTAAACCGATCGGCACCACGTGGTGATGGATTGCTGGCACGCAAGACCTACCATCCGACACACGCGCGCATGTCCGTGTGGCTATTCGGGGTCCTGTTCGGGTATCTGCTGCATCACACCCGCGAGGAACGCGTCAAACTGTCCAAACCGATCCTGGCCCTTGGCTGGTTGGGAACGGCCGCAATCCTTGTGGCTACGGGCTATTCGCTGAAGCAACTCTACACTGGCGACTACAGGCGTATCGAACCGGTCGCGGATGCGTTCTACGAGTCGCTGCACCGCTCCTTCTGGGCGTTTGCCGTCATGTGGGTTGTGTTCGTGTGCATCAACGGGCAGGGTGGTGTCATCGATCGGTTCCTTGGGTCTCCGCTGTGGCAACCACTCTCGCGGTTGTCCTACTCCATGTACCTGTTGCACATCGCCATCCAAGCCATCACGTTCACGCAAGCGATCCGCTTTCCGGTGGAGTTTTCAGTGGTGAATCTGTTTTACACATCGTTTGGGTTGGCCGGTATCAGCGCTTTCTTCGCGACAGTATGGGCCATCGCGTTCGAGTACCCGTTCTTCGGATTGGAACAGTACATCTTCAAACGGAAGCGCGCCTCCGATTGA
- the LOC128723670 gene encoding lipase 3-like, with the protein MGGPFLAVLLLATALVGVASAATIMRPAESVQSAEEPDVPPMDLTADIIVRDGYMLEQHEVTTADGYILTMFRIPGGPGNPAREGKDVAFLMHGLLSSSADYVVSGPGRALGYMLVDAGYDVWLGNARGNTNSRRHIFHDPDARNTDFWDFSWHEIGYFDLPAMIDYTLAATGHTSLHYAGHSQGTTSFFVMASTRPDYNNKIRSMHALAPVAFMSNLRSPFVRAFAPFVDQLEWIMGMLGVNEFLPSNEMMVLGGQRLCEDESPFQEVCANVLFLIGGFNSPQLNRTMIPALLENAPAGASVNQLVHYAQGYNSGRFRQYDFGLTLNLIRYGSIRPPDYPLHRVTAPVALHFSDNDWLAAVSDVRELHASISNSIGLFRVSDPRWNHLDFVWGIDANTFLYERVISFMDRFN; encoded by the coding sequence ATGGGCGGTCCTTTCCTGGCGGTCCTTTTGCTGGCCACGGCCCTCGTTGGCGTGGCCAGTGCGGCAACAATTATGCGGCCAGCTGAGAGTGTCCAATCGGCGGAAGAACCAGACGTGCCTCCGATGGATCTCACCGCGGATATTATCGTGCGCGATGGGTACATGCTCGAGCAGCACGAGGTGACAACGGCCGATGGCTACATCCTGACGATGTTCCGCATCCCTGGCGGACCAGGCAATCCGGCGCGCGAAGGCAAGGATGTCGCATTCCTGATGCACGGTCTTCTTAGCTCATCAGCGGACTACGTCGTCTCTGGACCTGGACGAGCACTCGGATACATGCTCGTGGATGCTGGTTACGACGTGTGGCTTGGCAACGCACGTGGCAACACCAACTCCCGGCGTCACATCTTCCACGATCCGGACGCGCGCAACACGGACTTTTGGGACTTCAGTTGGCACGAGATCGGCTACTTTGACCTACCGGCTATGATCGATTACACCCTGGCGGCAACTGGCCATACATCGCTACATTACGCTGGTCACTCCCAAGGCACGACGTCCTTCTTCGTGATGGCCTCAACCCGACCCgattacaacaacaaaatacgcTCCATGCACGCCCTGGCCCCGGTGGCGTTCATGAGCAACCTGCGGTCTCCGTTTGTTCGCGCATTCGCTCCGTTTGTGGATCAACTCGAGTGGATCATGGGCATGTTGGGTGTGAACGAGTTCCTGCCGAGCAACGAAATGATGGTACTGGGAGGTCAGCGTCTGTGTGAGGATGAATCGCCCTTCCAGGAGGTATGTGCCAACGTGCTGTTCCTGATCGGTGGCTTCAACTCACCGCAGCTCAACCGTACCATGATTCCGGCGCTGCTCGAAAACGCCCCAGCTGGTGCCTCAGTCAACCAGCTCGTTCACTACGCTCAAGGATACAACTCGGGCCGTTTCCGGCAGTATGATTTTGGGCTGACACTCAATCTCATCCGGTACGGTTCGATCCGACCACCAGATTATCCGTTGCACCGTGTGACAGCACCGGTGGCGTTGCACTTTAGTGACAACGATTGGCTGGCTGCTGTATCCGACGTCCGGGAGCTGCATGCAAGCATCAGTAACTCGATCGGGCTGTTCCGTGTGTCGGATCCTCGCTGGAATCACCTGGATTTCGTGTGGGGAATCGACGCCAACACGTTCCTGTACGAGCGCGTGATAAGCTTTATGGATCGGTTCAATTGA